In Lactobacillus intestinalis, one DNA window encodes the following:
- a CDS encoding DUF6037 family protein: MLLKNDMKAKDWTISSFIFVYKNIKYVVLVKRFIDPIKRVKPYALVQLEFMKYNNPQDNYVVEANSNSLLDEIKSIRKYFGIAYGPNMGQLMKQFAQTLNKVVPTQVPNHYDETQLKCLNYSLSQSDSEDPTKIYCYGTIMNPVEKQRSPFNSDKTKLYRPGLFQKLGIESRRSFCYSNDPQKEKTDTEIIANINKQ; the protein is encoded by the coding sequence ATGTTGTTAAAAAATGATATGAAAGCCAAGGATTGGACTATTTCTAGTTTTATTTTTGTCTATAAAAATATTAAGTATGTCGTTCTCGTTAAACGGTTTATAGATCCAATCAAGAGAGTTAAGCCATATGCATTGGTTCAGTTGGAATTTATGAAATATAACAATCCCCAAGATAATTATGTAGTAGAAGCTAATAGTAATAGTCTCCTTGATGAGATTAAATCTATAAGAAAGTACTTTGGAATTGCCTACGGGCCAAATATGGGACAATTGATGAAGCAATTTGCTCAAACTCTTAATAAGGTAGTTCCTACTCAAGTTCCAAATCACTATGATGAAACTCAACTTAAATGTTTAAACTACTCTTTAAGCCAATCTGATTCAGAAGATCCGACTAAAATTTATTGCTACGGTACAATAATGAATCCAGTGGAGAAACAGAGATCACCTTTTAATTCCGATAAGACTAAGTTATATAGACCTGGTCTGTTTCAAAAATTAGGAATCGAGTCTAGACGTAGTTTTTGTTATTCAAATGATCCTCAAAAAGAAAAAACTGATACTGAAATCATTGCAAATATAAATAAACAATAA